In Pseudomonadota bacterium, the following proteins share a genomic window:
- the mrdA gene encoding penicillin-binding protein 2 produces the protein MRAHRYRNSSSVLDEFKFRIRGSIIAMLIMSALLLGRLFYLQIVNTEYYQVRAENNRINATPILPNRGLIYDSKGKVLAKNYSSYALELLLRDNDDPYKVINRLADLIVITREDFRRIEDALSATSRFSNIVIRDDLSEGEVALFTSYAYLFPEIQLSAQLYREYPYGEMTSHLLGHVTRVSEADLQMLEQKGLKTAYTNSDWIGKLGIEAFYENTLRGQLGLNYVEVDSRGTELRLLERQNPISGKSIVLSIDIALQRVAYEAFADQNGALIALDPNDGSVLAFVSKPGYDPSYFVRGFDTTTWQQILDSIDRPLVNRVSSGVYPPASTLKPFLALAGLEENIRTPTWSMWDPGYYSLRGSNYKFRDWQAGGHGQVNLHKAIVESVDTYFYKLADDLGIDMIHQYLTRFGFGAKTGIDLPSESNGIAPSRDWKQRRFGTPWYPGDTISVGIGQGYNLVTPLQLAVATAGIANGHSLIQPMLFKTELNTNHRQDARMISLARARPLNMSSQHVKVLRKAMEDVMRPGGTAGNAAAGATYTMAGKTGTAQVFGLKGADYDESNIKKKLRDHALFIGYAPAEIPKIALAVVVENGGHGGSVAAPIARKVFDAYFKSQP, from the coding sequence GTGCGAGCTCATCGATATAGAAATTCATCATCTGTATTAGATGAGTTTAAATTCCGGATTCGGGGGAGCATTATCGCAATGTTGATCATGTCAGCATTGTTATTGGGTAGATTATTTTATCTCCAGATTGTGAATACTGAGTACTATCAGGTTAGGGCTGAAAACAATCGCATCAATGCAACGCCGATTTTGCCCAACCGCGGACTGATCTACGATAGCAAAGGTAAGGTACTCGCAAAAAACTATTCGTCGTATGCACTTGAATTGTTGCTGCGTGATAATGATGACCCTTACAAGGTTATAAATCGCCTAGCTGACCTGATCGTAATTACTCGTGAAGATTTTAGGCGTATCGAGGATGCCTTGAGCGCCACCAGTCGATTCTCCAATATTGTCATCCGAGACGATCTTAGCGAGGGAGAAGTCGCACTATTTACGTCTTATGCGTATCTATTTCCAGAGATTCAATTGAGCGCTCAGCTGTATAGAGAGTATCCCTATGGTGAAATGACTTCACATTTGTTGGGTCACGTCACGCGTGTGAGTGAAGCAGACCTGCAAATGTTGGAGCAAAAGGGACTGAAGACGGCCTATACTAATTCCGACTGGATTGGGAAGCTCGGCATCGAGGCTTTTTATGAAAACACCTTAAGAGGGCAGTTAGGGCTCAACTATGTTGAAGTGGATTCGAGGGGTACTGAGCTACGTCTTCTCGAACGCCAGAATCCAATCAGTGGAAAGAGCATAGTTTTAAGCATTGATATTGCGCTACAGCGAGTGGCATATGAGGCATTCGCTGACCAAAATGGCGCTTTAATTGCGCTAGACCCGAATGATGGGAGTGTCTTAGCCTTTGTATCCAAACCCGGATATGACCCGAGCTATTTTGTAAGAGGATTTGATACCACGACGTGGCAGCAGATTCTAGATTCGATTGATCGACCTCTAGTCAATCGAGTGAGTAGCGGCGTTTATCCGCCTGCATCTACGCTTAAACCTTTTTTAGCTTTGGCTGGCTTGGAGGAGAACATACGGACACCTACTTGGTCGATGTGGGACCCAGGATATTATTCTCTTCGTGGTAGCAACTATAAGTTTAGAGATTGGCAAGCAGGGGGACATGGGCAGGTAAACCTCCATAAGGCGATTGTTGAGTCCGTTGATACGTATTTTTATAAGTTAGCTGACGATTTAGGGATTGACATGATTCACCAGTACTTAACGAGGTTTGGTTTCGGGGCTAAAACGGGTATTGATTTACCTAGTGAATCGAATGGCATAGCCCCTTCGCGAGATTGGAAACAACGACGCTTTGGAACGCCCTGGTATCCCGGAGACACGATATCAGTGGGCATTGGTCAAGGATACAATTTGGTTACACCATTACAATTGGCTGTTGCAACGGCGGGGATTGCCAACGGCCACTCCTTGATTCAACCGATGCTATTCAAAACCGAATTGAATACAAATCACAGGCAAGATGCGCGCATGATAAGCCTTGCGCGCGCGAGACCTTTAAATATGTCGTCGCAACACGTCAAGGTGCTGAGAAAGGCTATGGAGGACGTGATGAGGCCAGGCGGGACGGCAGGTAACGCTGCGGCTGGGGCCACCTACACGATGGCGGGCAAAACGGGAACTGCACAGGTTTTTGGCCTCAAGGGTGCAGATTATGATGAAAGTAATATTAAAAAAAAGTTGCGAGACCACGCCCTATTTATCGGATATGCCCCTGCAGAAATTCCGAAAATCGCGTTGGCCGTCGTAGTGGAAAATGGGGGGCACGGCGGTAGTGTGGCCGCGCCGATTGCAAGAAAAGTTTTTGATGCGTACTTTAAATCTCAGCCATGA
- the mreD gene encoding rod shape-determining protein MreD produces MPVLLHTVSNKKIGWSIVLGLFLSSVGLPGLSQSIAPDVLALIILYWATIGVGITPKMSTVFLLGLIVDVAAGGVIGIHSLKYLLILAVAMQLGNRFQMSTGQKKIALIVAMFLVLEIIVGGVVLIFIRVPMDIKSIIVAAMWGLTWPIVVVVLEKNYSRIGVK; encoded by the coding sequence ATGCCAGTTTTACTACATACGGTGTCAAATAAAAAAATAGGGTGGTCAATCGTTCTAGGATTGTTTTTGTCCAGCGTTGGGCTGCCAGGTTTATCTCAGTCGATTGCTCCAGATGTTTTGGCGTTGATCATTCTCTATTGGGCGACGATCGGGGTTGGTATCACGCCTAAAATGAGTACTGTCTTTCTATTGGGTTTGATTGTTGATGTTGCAGCGGGCGGAGTAATCGGAATACATTCGTTAAAGTATCTATTGATACTTGCGGTAGCCATGCAGTTAGGCAATCGTTTTCAGATGAGTACCGGACAAAAAAAAATAGCGCTCATCGTTGCGATGTTCTTGGTGCTGGAGATCATAGTAGGTGGGGTGGTGTTGATATTCATAAGAGTACCAATGGATATCAAAAGTATTATCGTGGCTGCTATGTGGGGGTTGACATGGCCTATTGTAGTAGTAGTCCTTGAAAAGAATTATTCGCGCATCGGCGTGAAGTAG
- the mreC gene encoding rod shape-determining protein MreC, translating into MPLATDTVVRSKVQFYAKVLVYLVLAVCLMFFDLKKQAFSPIKERISHGAYVVVETLSPSNEWVEQVGAYLLSKRTLTQENEAYKQDQLLKDAQLQRLASVERRVEELQALLGLHQRSASSLHAVTVITATDSPYEHTLKVRFAAAAPVDAGDYIIDAEGLVGQVLSVEGVIAVIRLISDQRASVHVQILRTGFRGVVFGRGVHGGLELKFVPEEADIKVGDVLVTSGLGGRHPFGIPVGTVGSIETGEMSNFARILLEPSANLNANEDFLVLTGSAVDDLFVPDKQE; encoded by the coding sequence ATGCCTTTAGCAACCGATACCGTGGTGCGCAGCAAGGTGCAGTTTTATGCCAAAGTACTGGTATATCTCGTGCTCGCAGTTTGTTTGATGTTTTTTGACTTAAAAAAACAAGCTTTCTCGCCAATTAAGGAAAGAATTTCTCACGGTGCATATGTGGTCGTTGAGACGCTATCACCGTCGAACGAGTGGGTTGAGCAGGTTGGTGCCTATTTACTCTCCAAGCGCACGCTGACGCAGGAAAATGAAGCGTATAAGCAAGATCAATTGCTCAAAGATGCGCAATTGCAGCGTCTAGCTTCAGTTGAGCGCCGGGTTGAGGAACTGCAGGCACTGCTTGGTTTGCATCAGCGTAGCGCCTCCTCGTTGCATGCAGTAACTGTGATTACCGCTACCGATTCTCCTTACGAACATACGCTCAAGGTCCGATTTGCTGCTGCTGCTCCTGTTGACGCTGGGGATTACATCATTGACGCTGAGGGGCTCGTTGGGCAGGTGCTTAGTGTCGAGGGAGTTATCGCTGTGATTCGTTTGATTTCTGATCAACGGGCGAGCGTGCATGTGCAAATTCTTAGGACGGGGTTTAGGGGGGTTGTCTTTGGCAGAGGTGTACATGGGGGGTTAGAGCTAAAATTTGTTCCGGAAGAGGCCGATATAAAGGTTGGTGACGTCTTGGTGACCTCTGGGCTGGGAGGGCGGCACCCCTTTGGCATTCCAGTTGGCACGGTGGGTTCTATTGAGACGGGAGAAATGTCCAATTTTGCTAGGATCTTATTGGAGCCTTCAGCCAATCTGAATGCAAATGAGGATTTTCTTGTTCTGACTGGATCTGCTGTAGATGATTTGTTTGTTCCTGATAAACAAGAGTGA
- a CDS encoding rod shape-determining protein, whose amino-acid sequence MFGLFSNFFSNDIAIDLGTANTLIYVRGKGIVLDEPSVVAIRHEARGGGMKTIRAVGNEAKLMLGRTPGNITAIRPMKDGVIADFIVTEQMLRHFIKKVHDTRFFAPSPRIVICVPCGSTQVERRAIRESAFGAGARRVELIEEPMAAAIGAGLQVDEATGSMVVDVGGGTTEVGVVSLGGMVYSGSVRTGGDKFDEAIINYVRRNYGMLIGEATAEDLKKDIGLAFPGGEIREKEIRGRNLAEGIPRSFKITSTEVVEALADPLNSIVSAVKNALEQTPPELGGDIADRGMVLTGGGALLRDLDRLLMVETGLPVVISENPLTCVVRGSGIALEKLDDRFTGIFASE is encoded by the coding sequence ATGTTTGGGCTGTTTAGTAATTTTTTCTCAAATGATATCGCCATTGATTTAGGTACGGCGAATACCCTCATTTACGTTCGCGGGAAAGGAATCGTATTAGACGAGCCTTCCGTGGTTGCGATTCGGCATGAAGCAAGGGGTGGCGGAATGAAGACCATTCGGGCGGTTGGCAATGAGGCAAAATTAATGCTTGGAAGAACGCCAGGTAACATTACCGCGATTCGCCCCATGAAGGATGGAGTCATTGCCGACTTTATCGTCACAGAACAGATGTTGAGGCACTTCATAAAAAAAGTACATGACACGAGGTTTTTTGCTCCGAGCCCAAGAATCGTCATCTGCGTGCCTTGTGGCTCCACTCAAGTAGAGCGTCGGGCCATAAGAGAGTCAGCTTTTGGTGCCGGTGCGCGTAGGGTGGAATTGATCGAGGAGCCTATGGCTGCCGCTATCGGTGCTGGGCTTCAAGTTGACGAAGCTACAGGCTCTATGGTCGTCGACGTTGGGGGAGGCACGACGGAGGTTGGAGTGGTTTCCCTCGGGGGCATGGTGTACTCAGGGTCTGTTAGGACCGGGGGGGATAAGTTTGATGAAGCGATTATTAATTACGTTCGTCGTAACTATGGGATGCTAATTGGTGAGGCAACGGCGGAAGATCTGAAGAAAGATATTGGTTTAGCATTTCCAGGTGGAGAAATTCGCGAAAAAGAAATACGAGGTAGAAACTTGGCTGAAGGCATTCCTCGAAGTTTCAAGATTACGAGTACAGAGGTCGTTGAAGCCTTGGCAGACCCATTAAACAGCATTGTGTCGGCAGTCAAAAATGCACTTGAGCAAACGCCCCCTGAGTTGGGCGGTGATATTGCCGACCGAGGTATGGTCTTGACTGGAGGGGGTGCTCTGTTGCGAGATCTTGATCGTTTGTTGATGGTGGAGACGGGGTTGCCTGTTGTGATTAGTGAAAATCCTTTGACCTGTGTTGTGCGAGGGTCCGGTATAGCGCTCGAAAAGCTTGATGATCGATTTACGGGTATTTTCGCTAGTGAATAA
- the gatC gene encoding Asp-tRNA(Asn)/Glu-tRNA(Gln) amidotransferase subunit GatC: MSLSKQDVKKAAALARIEVTDQEAENALDPLKKVFTLIEEMEKVDTEGVEPMAHAQDISTRLRDDVVTEKDQREALQANAPAVERGLFLVPKVID, from the coding sequence ATGTCCCTCAGCAAACAAGACGTCAAAAAGGCTGCCGCGCTCGCTCGAATTGAAGTTACGGACCAAGAGGCAGAGAATGCGCTAGATCCACTCAAAAAGGTCTTTACCCTCATTGAAGAGATGGAAAAAGTTGACACCGAGGGTGTCGAACCTATGGCTCACGCGCAAGATATCTCTACCCGACTCAGAGACGATGTCGTCACCGAAAAAGACCAACGCGAAGCGCTTCAAGCCAATGCGCCAGCGGTTGAAAGAGGACTATTCCTCGTTCCTAAAGTCATTGATTAA
- the gatA gene encoding Asp-tRNA(Asn)/Glu-tRNA(Gln) amidotransferase subunit GatA, translating to MFDKTVKELGDALRRREFSSIELTQAFLDRSKSLNGAINAYITFDEEQTLAQAKAADETLLKGKPTPLTGIPISHKDIWCAKDWITTCGSKMLENFRSPYDAHVIKRFNDYGAVIQGKTNMDEFAMGSSNETSWFGVVKNPWDLSRVPGGSSGGSAAAIAAGMTPAATGTDTGGSIRQPAALCGISGLKPTYGLVSRYGMIAFASSLDQGGPMAKSAEDLAILLEAMVDFDAKDSTSLQNKPVDYASSINDSIARLRIGIPKEYFSDHIAPDIQKSIEQALQEYQKLGATLVDVDLPTSPLSVAAYYVIAPAEASSNLSRFDGVRYGYRAPEYSDLNDMYAKTRAQGFGAEVKRRILIGTYVLSHGYYDAYYIKAQKIRRLISQDFMRAFRTCDLIMSPTTPSTAFKIGEKVSDPVQMYLSDTFTIAANLAGLPAMSIPCGFDQTNLPIGLQLIGNYFNEAKMLAAAHQYQRVTDWHLKKPPSTTT from the coding sequence ATGTTTGATAAAACTGTTAAAGAACTGGGTGACGCGCTGCGTCGCAGGGAATTCTCCAGCATCGAATTAACGCAAGCGTTCTTAGATCGTAGCAAATCACTGAATGGTGCAATCAATGCGTATATTACCTTTGACGAAGAACAAACCCTTGCTCAAGCAAAGGCGGCTGATGAGACACTTTTAAAGGGCAAGCCCACTCCGCTCACCGGAATACCCATCTCCCACAAAGACATCTGGTGTGCGAAAGATTGGATCACGACCTGCGGGTCGAAAATGCTTGAAAATTTTCGATCTCCTTATGACGCACATGTCATCAAACGCTTCAATGATTACGGCGCAGTCATTCAAGGCAAAACAAACATGGACGAATTTGCAATGGGATCGTCCAACGAAACGTCTTGGTTTGGAGTAGTCAAAAATCCATGGGATCTCAGTAGAGTACCCGGGGGCAGTTCTGGTGGATCGGCCGCGGCCATTGCCGCGGGCATGACCCCGGCAGCCACCGGCACAGATACTGGTGGGTCTATTAGACAACCCGCTGCGCTTTGCGGCATATCTGGTCTCAAGCCGACCTATGGACTTGTTTCCCGTTATGGCATGATTGCTTTCGCCTCCAGCCTGGACCAAGGTGGCCCCATGGCCAAGTCCGCTGAAGACCTCGCGATCTTGCTAGAAGCGATGGTAGATTTTGACGCCAAAGACAGTACAAGCCTACAAAACAAACCTGTTGATTACGCGAGCTCCATCAACGACTCCATCGCACGCTTAAGGATTGGCATTCCTAAAGAATATTTTAGTGACCACATAGCCCCTGACATCCAAAAAAGCATTGAACAGGCGCTGCAAGAATATCAAAAACTTGGCGCAACACTCGTTGACGTTGATCTGCCTACGAGCCCCCTATCCGTTGCGGCCTACTATGTCATAGCCCCAGCAGAAGCTTCTAGCAACTTATCTCGCTTTGACGGCGTGCGTTACGGATACCGAGCCCCCGAATACAGTGACTTAAACGATATGTACGCCAAAACTCGAGCTCAAGGTTTTGGCGCTGAAGTTAAAAGACGAATTCTCATTGGGACATACGTACTTTCGCATGGTTACTATGACGCGTACTACATCAAAGCGCAGAAAATCCGAAGGTTAATATCTCAAGATTTCATGCGCGCATTTCGAACGTGTGACCTCATCATGTCTCCAACGACTCCGAGCACAGCATTTAAAATTGGAGAAAAAGTATCAGATCCCGTGCAAATGTACCTATCGGATACGTTTACAATTGCCGCTAATTTGGCGGGCTTACCTGCGATGTCGATTCCATGTGGCTTCGATCAAACCAATTTGCCAATTGGCCTACAGCTTATTGGTAATTACTTCAACGAAGCAAAAATGCTCGCAGCTGCGCACCAGTACCAACGCGTCACCGACTGGCACCTTAAAAAACCACCTTCAACTACTACGTAA
- the gatB gene encoding Asp-tRNA(Asn)/Glu-tRNA(Gln) amidotransferase subunit GatB, with amino-acid sequence MEWETVIGIETHVQLSTKSKIFSGASTDFGAAPNAHACEVDLALPGVLPVLNKEAVEKALRFGIATQATINQRSIFARKNYFYPDLPKGYQISQFEIPIVEGGSLKFRVGDVEKIVNLTRAHLEEDAGKSLHEDFVDRSGIDLNRAGTPLLEIVSEPEMRSSSEAVEYAKTLHALVRWIGICDGNMQEGNFRCDANVSVRRKGDTALGTRREIKNLNSFRFLQQAIEYEARWQIEQIEDGLPIVQATILFDPDSGETRLMRTKEDAHDYRYFPDPDLLPLIVDDDWLVAVRSSLPELPKSKAERYQNELELNGPDVASLVSTLEAASYFESALAEFDEKTCKTAAKLIANWMNGEIAASLNRAQKDFSECPVSPSRLSTLIKRILDNTLSTKLARLVFEELWTGALSVDNIIKRRGFTQMSDSGKIESYIDQVIVQNPQQVDDFRAGKEKALNSLVGQVMKLTKGKANPTQVNEILRAKLA; translated from the coding sequence ATGGAATGGGAAACTGTCATCGGGATTGAAACTCACGTTCAATTGTCCACTAAGTCAAAGATCTTCTCGGGAGCATCCACAGATTTCGGTGCGGCGCCAAACGCCCATGCTTGTGAGGTTGATCTCGCTCTTCCCGGGGTTTTGCCCGTACTCAATAAAGAGGCTGTTGAAAAAGCTCTGCGCTTCGGTATCGCCACTCAAGCGACCATCAACCAACGGTCCATATTTGCCAGGAAAAATTATTTTTACCCGGATCTGCCTAAGGGCTACCAAATCAGTCAATTTGAAATACCCATTGTCGAAGGGGGCTCGTTAAAATTTCGGGTGGGCGATGTTGAAAAGATAGTTAACTTAACTCGTGCACATCTTGAAGAGGACGCGGGAAAATCACTTCATGAAGATTTTGTAGATAGGAGCGGAATCGATCTGAACCGGGCCGGCACCCCGCTTTTGGAAATCGTGTCCGAACCCGAGATGCGCTCGTCAAGCGAAGCGGTAGAATACGCCAAAACACTCCATGCACTTGTGCGATGGATAGGTATTTGTGATGGCAATATGCAAGAAGGGAACTTCCGATGTGACGCCAACGTATCTGTTCGAAGGAAGGGGGATACCGCCCTTGGTACCCGCAGAGAAATTAAAAATCTAAACTCTTTCCGATTTCTTCAACAGGCTATTGAGTACGAAGCGCGTTGGCAGATTGAGCAAATTGAAGATGGCCTACCGATCGTTCAGGCAACCATACTTTTTGATCCTGACAGTGGTGAGACACGATTAATGCGCACTAAAGAAGATGCGCACGATTACCGCTACTTCCCTGACCCAGACTTACTGCCATTGATCGTTGATGATGACTGGTTAGTGGCCGTGCGATCCTCGCTGCCCGAACTTCCTAAATCAAAGGCCGAGCGCTATCAAAACGAATTAGAACTCAATGGGCCTGATGTTGCCTCCCTGGTATCTACCCTAGAGGCGGCTTCTTATTTTGAGTCCGCGCTCGCCGAATTTGATGAGAAGACTTGCAAAACCGCCGCTAAACTGATTGCCAACTGGATGAATGGCGAAATAGCTGCCTCGCTTAATCGCGCGCAGAAAGACTTCTCAGAGTGTCCTGTTTCTCCATCGAGACTGTCGACCTTGATCAAACGCATCCTTGATAACACCCTGTCTACGAAACTGGCTCGACTGGTGTTCGAGGAGCTGTGGACCGGGGCATTATCGGTCGACAACATTATTAAGAGAAGAGGCTTCACGCAAATGTCGGACTCAGGAAAAATTGAATCTTATATCGACCAAGTCATCGTACAAAACCCGCAACAGGTCGATGACTTTAGAGCCGGAAAAGAAAAAGCGCTCAATTCACTCGTAGGCCAAGTGATGAAATTAACAAAAGGAAAAGCAAACCCAACGCAGGTTAACGAAATTTTGAGAGCTAAGTTAGCTTAA
- the pyrE gene encoding orotate phosphoribosyltransferase, with translation MTAQIFSKVAFIEFTLKANALRFGDFTTKAGRQSPYFFNTGLFTDGDTIAKLGRFYAQAILNANIEFDMLYGPAYKGITLSASTAIAMSAFNRNIPFAFNRKEVKDHGEGGLTIGAPVSGKVLIVDDVISAGTSVRESIEVIESMGASPCGIVVSLDRQERGTGAESAIQQIQRDFDLPVISLFCLDDLVHYLSQKPEMADDLSRVCRYREEYGAAQIKLT, from the coding sequence ATGACAGCGCAAATTTTCTCCAAAGTAGCGTTTATCGAATTTACACTTAAAGCTAATGCTTTGCGTTTTGGTGACTTTACAACCAAGGCAGGACGACAGTCGCCTTATTTTTTTAATACTGGATTATTTACTGATGGGGATACAATTGCGAAATTAGGTCGATTTTATGCCCAAGCGATTCTTAATGCGAATATTGAGTTTGATATGCTTTATGGGCCAGCCTATAAAGGCATTACCCTATCGGCTTCGACCGCGATAGCTATGTCTGCGTTTAATAGAAACATACCGTTCGCGTTCAATCGTAAGGAAGTTAAAGATCATGGTGAGGGGGGCTTAACCATTGGTGCGCCAGTTTCCGGTAAGGTCCTTATTGTTGATGATGTTATCTCAGCAGGAACCTCAGTGCGCGAGTCAATTGAGGTGATTGAGTCCATGGGAGCATCGCCATGCGGAATCGTGGTTTCTTTAGATCGCCAAGAGCGTGGGACGGGAGCCGAATCGGCTATTCAACAAATTCAACGAGATTTTGATTTGCCAGTAATCAGCTTGTTTTGTTTAGATGATCTCGTTCACTACTTATCACAAAAACCCGAGATGGCTGATGATCTAAGTCGAGTTTGCAGGTATCGAGAAGAATATGGAGCGGCTCAGATTAAGCTAACTTAG
- a CDS encoding exodeoxyribonuclease III, producing MLRIVSLNLNGIRSAVKKGLPKWMAQSNADIFCLQELKIQEKDLDNDIRHITDYHSFFHCAERPGYSGVGIYSKREPDDMIKGLGFEDIDAEGRYIEARFNNLSVVSVYVPSGSSSEERLRIKFSFQERFIEPLHVLIQSGRDVVICGDWNVAHKEIDLKNWKPNQKKSGFLPEEREWFDGVLNKLGYVDVFRQLNADPHQYTWWSNRGQAWSNNVGWRIDYQLCSPGIANTAKRGEIYKAARFSDHAPLTIDYDFII from the coding sequence ATGTTAAGAATTGTTTCATTAAATTTAAATGGTATCCGCTCTGCTGTTAAAAAAGGTCTCCCCAAATGGATGGCACAATCTAATGCAGACATATTCTGTCTTCAAGAGCTTAAGATTCAAGAAAAAGATCTCGATAACGACATAAGGCATATTACCGATTATCATAGCTTTTTTCATTGCGCAGAGCGGCCAGGCTACAGCGGTGTCGGTATCTATTCTAAACGAGAGCCTGACGATATGATAAAAGGACTTGGCTTCGAGGATATTGATGCTGAGGGCAGGTATATCGAAGCGCGGTTTAACAATCTTTCTGTAGTTTCCGTTTATGTGCCATCGGGATCAAGTTCAGAAGAACGGCTGCGCATCAAATTTAGCTTTCAGGAACGATTTATAGAGCCTTTACATGTGTTGATTCAGAGCGGAAGAGACGTCGTTATCTGTGGGGATTGGAACGTGGCACACAAGGAAATCGATCTAAAGAACTGGAAGCCGAATCAAAAAAAATCAGGCTTTCTGCCTGAGGAGAGGGAGTGGTTTGACGGCGTGCTCAATAAGCTAGGATATGTTGACGTCTTTAGGCAATTGAATGCCGATCCACATCAATACACGTGGTGGTCAAACCGAGGCCAAGCTTGGTCAAACAACGTGGGTTGGCGTATTGACTACCAATTATGTTCTCCTGGTATTGCAAACACAGCCAAAAGGGGAGAAATTTACAAAGCAGCACGGTTCAGTGATCACGCTCCCTTAACGATTGACTACGACTTTATTATTTAA